In one window of Bdellovibrio bacteriovorus W DNA:
- a CDS encoding cupin 4 (COG2850 Uncharacterized conserved protein) — MNALKSIISTCSFPTAHDLLQFYSTNSAFQKRTRHLANRDGTFISAPHSFEGATWSFTSVEKSFPTIQQSCYEIERFTRARVQCNAYLTPPHGQGLPPHYDLHDVFIVQTEGSKVWQIWPSFRKNISLADMLLDEQNNLSIWTNQVTPLVQELHTKDCLYLRKGEPHAARASSSKSLHFSFGIYYEQ; from the coding sequence ATGAATGCATTAAAAAGTATTATTTCAACTTGTTCTTTCCCTACAGCACACGATCTTTTACAGTTCTATTCAACGAACTCCGCCTTCCAAAAAAGAACCCGGCATCTTGCTAACAGAGACGGTACATTTATTTCGGCCCCTCATTCTTTTGAGGGGGCCACGTGGTCTTTTACTTCAGTCGAAAAGTCGTTCCCAACGATCCAACAATCTTGTTACGAGATCGAACGCTTCACGAGGGCAAGAGTTCAATGCAATGCCTACTTAACTCCGCCACATGGCCAGGGCTTACCTCCACACTATGATCTCCATGATGTTTTTATCGTGCAAACCGAAGGATCAAAGGTTTGGCAGATATGGCCTTCTTTCCGCAAAAATATTTCTCTAGCAGATATGCTTCTTGATGAACAGAACAACCTTTCTATTTGGACAAACCAAGTTACACCGTTGGTTCAGGAGCTTCATACAAAGGATTGCCTGTATCTAAGAAAAGGCGAACCTCATGCGGCAAGAGCAAGCTCAAGTAAATCATTACACTTCTCGTTTGGAATTTACTATGAACAATGA
- a CDS encoding partition protein, ParA-like protein (COG1192 ATPases involved in chromosome partitioning), whose translation MGAVVSFINQKGGVAKTTTAINVAAQWAKAGHKVLLVDLDPQSSATRSIFGDRDFEDTIFDVLTSEIQAEEAIVSSDSFGIDVIPSEIMLSGIELILASKFGRESILKRALAEVKDEYDIIIIDCSPSLGLLTVNALIASKDIVIPICPEYFSLKGIELILETLKNIHTGLGHKVDVRGIIISKYRNRKIVEKVIDDLKTKYTIPIFENYIPESIVVEESHHKHLPMSAYAPKNPAGIALANLAMEMWN comes from the coding sequence ATGGGAGCAGTGGTTTCTTTTATCAATCAAAAAGGCGGCGTCGCTAAAACAACGACAGCCATCAACGTAGCAGCACAATGGGCTAAGGCCGGCCATAAAGTTTTACTCGTAGATTTAGACCCTCAGTCATCAGCGACAAGATCAATCTTTGGTGATCGTGATTTTGAAGACACGATCTTTGATGTCCTCACTTCAGAAATTCAAGCCGAAGAGGCCATCGTCAGCTCCGATTCTTTCGGGATCGACGTGATTCCTTCTGAAATTATGCTGAGTGGGATTGAGCTGATCCTTGCCTCAAAATTTGGCAGAGAGAGCATCCTTAAAAGAGCTTTAGCAGAAGTTAAAGACGAATACGACATCATCATTATTGATTGCTCTCCATCTTTAGGTCTTTTAACGGTGAATGCTTTGATCGCTTCAAAAGACATCGTGATCCCTATTTGCCCAGAGTATTTTTCACTCAAAGGGATCGAACTTATTTTAGAAACCTTAAAGAATATCCATACAGGATTAGGGCATAAGGTAGATGTGCGCGGTATTATTATTTCTAAATATCGCAATCGTAAGATCGTTGAAAAAGTCATTGATGATTTGAAAACGAAATACACGATTCCAATTTTTGAGAACTACATTCCTGAATCCATTGTGGTTGAAGAGTCCCATCACAAACACTTGCCAATGTCAGCCTATGCGCCGAAAAATCCAGCGGGCATTGCATTGGCAAACCTTGCAATGGAAATGTGGAATTGA
- a CDS encoding TraT complement resistance protein precursor, with the protein MLKQTYKYSTLLLALSFLSACASTQVAVSKRNLDVQTKMSESLFLDPVDNEEQKTIFIQAKNSSDKQEFRIQQDLEASLRAKGFRVVNQQAKAHFVLQVNVLQVGKADPNAAEAALYSGYGLDGVAAGGALAYVAGGSNKAIVGAGLLGGIAAVVADSFVKDVYYSVITDVQIREKTKGGQLVSVSGMHFNKSGTSGGSRTTYEEKSNWKTYQTRVLSSANKVNLEFEEALPELRRHLSQSIANIF; encoded by the coding sequence ATGTTAAAACAAACCTATAAATATTCCACTCTTCTATTGGCTCTCTCATTTCTATCGGCCTGCGCCTCAACTCAGGTTGCAGTTTCTAAAAGAAACCTCGATGTACAAACTAAAATGAGCGAGAGTCTTTTCTTAGATCCCGTCGATAATGAAGAACAAAAAACGATCTTCATTCAAGCTAAAAACTCTTCCGATAAACAGGAGTTTCGAATCCAGCAAGATCTGGAAGCAAGTTTGCGCGCAAAAGGCTTCAGGGTCGTAAACCAGCAGGCCAAGGCGCATTTTGTCTTGCAGGTGAACGTCCTTCAAGTCGGAAAAGCCGATCCAAACGCGGCTGAGGCGGCCCTATATAGCGGTTATGGATTGGATGGAGTGGCTGCAGGGGGAGCGCTTGCTTATGTGGCCGGTGGAAGCAATAAGGCCATCGTAGGGGCAGGGCTTTTAGGTGGGATCGCTGCTGTTGTTGCAGATTCATTTGTAAAGGATGTCTATTACAGCGTTATTACTGATGTGCAGATCCGAGAAAAAACAAAGGGTGGTCAGCTTGTCAGTGTTTCAGGTATGCACTTTAACAAGTCAGGAACTAGTGGCGGTTCAAGGACGACTTATGAAGAAAAATCGAACTGGAAAACTTATCAAACACGAGTTCTAAGTTCGGCTAATAAGGTGAATCTTGAATTCGAAGAGGCACTCCCTGAGCTGAGAAGACATCTTTCACAAAGCATTGCTAATATTTTCTAA
- a CDS encoding hypothetical protein (COG1622 Heme/copper-type cytochrome/quinol oxidases, subunit 2) encodes MRSAPYIKPTTIQQDIEIVAEQSILRLFPDLQNAKFVLWGLDLNKEDQQRFLAKAQQEYERRFPHKVKLLNSAAASSEEVKDCATPCWILMPQEGAHQLEPNMFIDENIKPLTEQYISISWIDFQNPEEVPAECIDQKYLNLFCMKWVGLNEAQRRFKDQGQRYFFMRKYLDHDYFVYVRQHAQEMPAK; translated from the coding sequence ATGCGCTCAGCTCCCTATATCAAGCCAACGACGATCCAGCAGGATATCGAAATCGTGGCAGAGCAGTCGATCCTTAGACTCTTCCCAGATCTGCAAAATGCAAAGTTCGTCTTGTGGGGGCTAGATCTTAATAAAGAAGACCAGCAAAGATTCCTCGCAAAAGCTCAGCAAGAATACGAAAGACGTTTTCCTCACAAAGTGAAACTTTTAAACTCGGCGGCAGCAAGTTCTGAAGAGGTCAAAGACTGCGCAACTCCTTGTTGGATTCTTATGCCCCAAGAAGGGGCTCACCAATTAGAACCCAATATGTTCATCGATGAAAATATCAAACCCCTCACAGAACAATACATTTCCATTTCCTGGATCGACTTTCAAAATCCAGAAGAAGTTCCCGCAGAGTGCATCGATCAAAAGTATTTAAATTTATTCTGCATGAAGTGGGTGGGGCTGAACGAGGCACAAAGGCGCTTCAAGGATCAAGGGCAGCGCTACTTCTTTATGCGCAAGTATCTAGATCATGACTACTTTGTCTACGTGCGCCAGCACGCGCAAGAGATGCCCGCGAAGTAG
- a CDS encoding ribosomal-protein-serine acetyltransferase (COG1670 Acetyltransferases, including N-acetylases of ribosomal proteins) — translation MNNEYVIAAIKQVLNTVPAVYAYIAGSMNTPFFKESSDIDLVVIWEDKPTLEQRNKFISLFPLNSPIEWSFLDTQGEIIRDAVKFANLNKIEIYHHTYSALEYALQTQYEADGLAYSIANRLPLILNEAMEEYINNHQKDLRIEKQNLAFSIMDNLKQTTITGSLIHDIIRLYSFSQWNSVPAQKHWKKIIEMIPNGELLLDNAERWLNESIGLVQKWGETAPPLILSVDESSHLKKYDPTIAPLIFEKIEIQRQRLQEYLSWPKKIKTLEDQEAFGRQADLQWDQGQAFHYQIFEENVFQGAISIHSMNYSERSFEFGYWVDQDSEGKGYISKGLEALKKEMKMAGWKIARIRTQYGNIKSQRVPARTRMSFSKEDSSFLYYERVL, via the coding sequence ATGAACAATGAATATGTAATCGCCGCCATCAAGCAAGTATTAAATACTGTTCCTGCAGTTTACGCCTATATCGCTGGTTCCATGAATACACCTTTTTTCAAAGAATCTTCCGATATTGATCTCGTAGTTATCTGGGAGGATAAACCAACCTTAGAACAAAGAAATAAATTTATTTCTTTGTTCCCTTTGAATTCACCTATTGAATGGTCTTTTTTGGATACTCAAGGAGAAATCATAAGAGACGCCGTAAAGTTCGCGAACCTTAATAAAATCGAAATATACCATCATACATACTCGGCACTTGAATACGCCCTACAAACTCAATATGAAGCTGATGGCTTGGCTTATAGTATTGCGAATCGCCTTCCTCTTATTTTAAATGAAGCTATGGAGGAATACATCAATAACCATCAAAAAGATCTTCGCATCGAGAAACAGAATCTCGCTTTTTCAATTATGGACAACTTAAAACAAACGACGATTACAGGATCTCTTATACATGATATCATCCGGCTATATTCTTTTTCTCAATGGAACTCTGTACCTGCACAAAAACATTGGAAGAAAATTATTGAAATGATTCCCAATGGCGAACTACTTCTCGATAATGCCGAGCGGTGGCTTAATGAATCCATTGGTTTAGTACAGAAATGGGGAGAAACTGCTCCACCTCTTATATTGTCGGTGGACGAAAGCAGTCATCTGAAAAAATACGACCCAACAATTGCCCCACTAATTTTTGAAAAAATAGAAATACAAAGGCAGCGCCTTCAAGAATATTTAAGCTGGCCTAAAAAAATTAAAACACTTGAAGATCAAGAGGCTTTTGGTAGACAGGCCGATTTACAATGGGATCAGGGGCAAGCATTTCACTATCAGATCTTTGAGGAAAATGTTTTTCAAGGTGCTATTTCTATTCATTCTATGAACTATTCCGAGCGCAGTTTTGAGTTTGGATATTGGGTAGATCAAGACTCTGAGGGGAAAGGATATATATCGAAGGGGTTAGAAGCTTTAAAGAAGGAGATGAAAATGGCCGGATGGAAAATTGCTAGAATTCGCACACAATATGGAAATATCAAATCGCAAAGAGTACCCGCAAGAACTCGTATGAGTTTTTCTAAAGAAGATTCCTCTTTTCTGTATTATGAGAGGGTCCTTTAA
- a CDS encoding hypothetical protein (COG4694 Uncharacterized protein conserved in bacteria), whose product MIKRIKSISNMGIYKDFKWSNSRGISDFCERNIIYGWNYSGKTTLSRIFSSLEKGILDASFSEADFKLVLTDGTEITTKNLESLPSRVRVFNADYIRENLKWDAGTSFSPISFDVGENVALRSEYEQNEKKILRIKGDKNQKGRIERYQGDQNLLSDFEKILSKEAKTIKNETFQSLIEFDLRHLKAIIPKVQNALADHIIRDEVELSTARKTALSSNNKTNVSPIKISTNLIKYSTEVVEILKSEPRQSDLLEVLENNEQLYKWSKNGLTLHENLSECSFCGSKLTDLRIEHLKSYFSNESAILRDRIQKCRTDIETETNKLKTFLMPPNKHELTESCQDDFEQYITQLRTICEEFEATAKILKDDLNRKEDGNIFISISPSAIDLTVDSRLLECMTKINAVIERHNNIVANFTSEQQHSRERLKNHCVAELLERENYIEKSIKKHRADKLVKRYLSIAQKLEFKNQQILSKLKSVVAGQDALNSFIRSFLNRDDIYIEVTPEDKFHLKRGENLASNLSEGEKTAISFAYFLVTLESLFKEGKLRETVVFIDDPISSLDGNHIAQVYALINSFFFRRIDPADTKKVVSCFKQLFISTHNFEFFSFLQDSSPMKKKKDEFAKCEYYFIQRLSKDHSSIVPLPSRLRKTKSEYVFLYELLHEFHERGCSLDDDFFLLIPNAIRRFLEIYSLAKLPGTNTEIDQRLDILMGGVHQLKVLHHFSHFNTLEKITKHDELIMLVPNAVKELMQLLQKDPLHHSSLIEAIGKKADTTA is encoded by the coding sequence ATGATTAAACGAATTAAAAGTATATCGAACATGGGTATCTACAAAGACTTTAAGTGGAGCAACTCCCGGGGCATTTCCGACTTTTGTGAACGGAATATAATTTATGGATGGAATTACTCAGGCAAAACCACTCTTTCAAGAATCTTCTCATCACTTGAGAAAGGTATACTAGACGCAAGTTTTTCAGAGGCTGACTTCAAACTCGTACTCACCGACGGCACTGAGATAACAACGAAAAACCTCGAATCACTACCGTCAAGAGTACGAGTTTTCAATGCAGATTATATTAGAGAGAACTTGAAGTGGGATGCTGGCACCTCATTTTCACCAATTTCATTTGACGTTGGTGAAAATGTCGCACTCCGAAGCGAATATGAACAGAATGAAAAAAAGATATTGCGAATCAAAGGCGATAAAAACCAAAAAGGAAGAATAGAAAGGTACCAGGGGGATCAGAATTTACTTTCTGACTTCGAAAAAATACTTTCTAAAGAAGCCAAAACTATTAAGAATGAAACTTTTCAAAGTTTGATCGAGTTCGACCTAAGGCACTTAAAAGCAATCATTCCAAAGGTCCAAAATGCCTTGGCGGATCATATAATAAGGGATGAAGTCGAACTGAGCACTGCAAGGAAAACAGCTCTGTCTAGTAACAACAAGACCAATGTTTCGCCAATCAAGATCTCCACGAATCTAATAAAATATTCGACCGAAGTTGTTGAGATTTTAAAATCCGAACCACGTCAATCTGATCTATTGGAAGTACTGGAAAACAATGAGCAACTGTATAAATGGTCAAAAAATGGGCTTACTCTTCATGAGAACCTAAGTGAATGTTCATTCTGCGGTAGTAAATTAACAGATCTCCGAATCGAACATCTGAAATCCTACTTCTCCAACGAGTCTGCAATACTCAGAGACAGAATACAAAAATGTCGTACTGACATTGAAACCGAGACGAACAAATTAAAGACCTTCCTAATGCCACCAAATAAACATGAACTCACCGAATCATGCCAAGATGACTTTGAGCAATATATCACGCAATTAAGGACCATATGCGAAGAATTCGAAGCTACCGCCAAGATTCTAAAAGACGATCTTAACCGAAAGGAAGATGGAAATATCTTTATCTCCATTTCACCAAGCGCAATAGATTTGACCGTAGACAGTCGCCTTCTAGAATGTATGACCAAAATCAATGCAGTCATCGAGCGTCACAATAACATTGTCGCTAACTTTACAAGCGAGCAACAACATTCACGCGAAAGACTCAAAAATCACTGTGTGGCAGAGTTATTGGAACGGGAAAACTACATAGAAAAATCGATAAAAAAACATCGAGCCGACAAGCTCGTCAAAAGATATCTATCTATAGCTCAAAAATTGGAATTCAAAAATCAACAAATCCTTTCCAAACTAAAAAGTGTGGTCGCCGGACAGGATGCCTTAAATAGCTTTATTAGGTCCTTCTTAAATAGAGACGATATATATATTGAGGTAACACCAGAAGATAAGTTCCACCTCAAAAGAGGAGAGAATCTAGCCAGTAACTTGAGTGAAGGCGAAAAAACTGCTATCTCTTTTGCATATTTTCTCGTGACACTCGAGAGTCTATTCAAAGAGGGAAAATTACGTGAAACCGTGGTCTTTATTGATGACCCAATTTCTAGCTTAGATGGAAACCATATTGCGCAGGTTTATGCCCTCATAAACTCATTCTTTTTCAGAAGGATTGACCCTGCTGATACCAAAAAGGTAGTGAGTTGCTTCAAACAGCTTTTTATTTCAACACACAACTTTGAATTCTTCTCTTTTCTACAAGATTCATCTCCAATGAAAAAGAAAAAAGATGAATTTGCAAAGTGTGAGTACTACTTCATTCAAAGATTGTCGAAGGATCATTCTTCTATTGTCCCACTTCCTTCACGACTAAGAAAAACAAAGTCAGAGTATGTGTTTCTATATGAACTTTTACATGAGTTTCACGAACGAGGGTGCTCGCTGGATGACGACTTTTTTCTATTAATCCCTAATGCGATTAGGCGGTTTTTAGAAATCTACTCCCTCGCAAAGCTACCTGGAACAAACACTGAGATTGATCAACGTCTAGATATTCTCATGGGAGGAGTACACCAATTAAAAGTTTTGCACCACTTTTCGCACTTCAACACCCTTGAAAAGATCACGAAACACGATGAATTAATAATGCTCGTGCCCAACGCTGTAAAGGAGTTGATGCAGCTTCTACAAAAGGACCCTCTTCATCATAGTTCTTTAATTGAGGCGATCGGAAAAAAGGCGGACACGACAGCCTAA